In Pedobacter sp. SL55, the following proteins share a genomic window:
- a CDS encoding pirin family protein, translating into MPTTIKQVAAILNPPAPHMVGDGFRVHNFFPSGYKIKMDPFYLLDYNAKIEFSPTNKLRGVGVHPHRGFETVTIAYHGAVAHHDSAGNSGIIYPGDVQWMTAGSGILHKEYHEEAYSKKGGAFQMVQLWVNLPAKFKMILPSIRH; encoded by the coding sequence ATGCCTACAACAATAAAACAAGTTGCTGCTATCCTAAACCCTCCTGCTCCTCACATGGTAGGGGATGGGTTTAGGGTGCACAATTTCTTTCCAAGCGGATACAAAATTAAAATGGATCCGTTTTACTTACTCGATTACAATGCAAAAATTGAGTTTTCGCCAACCAATAAACTCAGAGGGGTTGGCGTACATCCACATCGTGGCTTTGAGACGGTAACCATTGCTTATCATGGAGCAGTAGCCCATCATGATAGCGCTGGCAATAGTGGTATAATTTATCCAGGCGATGTACAATGGATGACTGCCGGAAGTGGTATCTTACACAAAGAATATCATGAAGAAGCCTACAGCAAAAAAGGTGGCGCATTTCAAATGGTGCAATTATGGGTAAACTTACCTGCTAAATTTAAAATGATACTCCCAAGTATCAGGCATTAG